From Neobacillus sp. PS2-9, the proteins below share one genomic window:
- a CDS encoding response regulator transcription factor, whose amino-acid sequence MKILLVDDERRIIEVLEAYLEREGYEIHSADNGIDALKKAKSINPDLIILDLMLPDISGEEVCRLVRKESDVPILMLTAKSAEDDRINGIVMGADDYLTKPFSPREVVVRVQAILRRVKKTEKVQLLEFNEKKLVVDIIKKEVKVNGEYVTLTPIEYKLLTNMAENPGRVYSRMDLLEKIQDEGMYYEGYERSVDTHIKNLRKKIEQDTRQPDFIVTVFGMGYKFGGVLDAANTPV is encoded by the coding sequence ATGAAAATATTATTGGTGGATGATGAACGTAGAATTATAGAAGTTCTCGAGGCCTACTTAGAGAGAGAAGGCTATGAAATTCACAGTGCTGATAATGGAATAGATGCTTTAAAGAAGGCAAAAAGCATAAACCCTGACTTAATTATATTAGACCTTATGCTGCCCGATATTTCTGGGGAAGAGGTTTGCCGGCTCGTACGGAAAGAATCAGATGTTCCCATTCTGATGCTTACGGCCAAATCGGCAGAGGATGACCGAATCAACGGAATTGTTATGGGTGCAGATGACTACTTAACGAAGCCATTTAGTCCTCGGGAAGTGGTTGTACGCGTTCAGGCCATTTTAAGGCGTGTCAAAAAGACGGAGAAAGTACAACTCCTTGAATTCAACGAAAAAAAATTAGTGGTAGACATTATAAAGAAAGAAGTCAAAGTAAACGGAGAATATGTGACATTAACACCAATCGAATACAAGCTATTAACGAATATGGCGGAAAATCCAGGTCGTGTATACAGTCGAATGGACTTATTAGAGAAAATTCAGGACGAGGGCATGTATTATGAAGGCTATGAACGCAGTGTGGATACACATATTAAAAACCTCCGGAAAAAAATAGAGCAAGATACACGACAGCCGGATTTCATCGTTACTGTTTTTGGGATGGGCTATAAATTTGGAGGGGTACTAGATGCTGCAAACACTCCGGTCTAA
- a CDS encoding ATP-binding protein → MLQTLRSKILFYLVLISMIGILIVSFFIQYGFEESFNSYLDHNREKKIDRIITEIEKDYRKNGHFTSDPVYGLLHEHAMTDQLYFQLYDRFGQLQMDSSNIRSMLNSFGLTEPAPDGEEWHSKSYTLKVNNTIIGKLVAIYPKGLIDDEYTFIQSIQLYIYAAVCLTIVLAIVFSMLFSKKLTSGLKKLSFAANELQQHNLDIRIPLSGLPTEVKQIAISFNNLAESLAREEMLRKQFTGDLAHELRTPLATLRSQIEAFQDGIWEPTPQRLQVSHEELMRLVRLVNELEKLLAAENPQIRLEKIELEAGSVLEALYEMFMPIFKEKGVHLHIEEPKQEELFEADKDKLMQILSNILNNALKYTPEGKNVTLSVQTDKEGYVGFKIQDEGSGMAEDDIPHIFERFYRGDKSRDRKTGGVGIGLSIVKALMDAHKGLIKVKSKLNKGTSITLWFPQED, encoded by the coding sequence ATGCTGCAAACACTCCGGTCTAAAATCCTTTTTTATTTAGTTTTGATTTCTATGATCGGAATCTTAATCGTCAGCTTTTTTATTCAATATGGATTTGAAGAGAGCTTTAATAGTTATTTAGACCACAACAGAGAAAAGAAAATTGATCGAATTATCACGGAAATTGAGAAGGATTATAGGAAGAATGGACATTTTACCAGTGATCCTGTGTATGGTCTGTTGCACGAGCATGCAATGACTGATCAGCTTTATTTTCAATTATATGATCGCTTTGGACAACTGCAGATGGATTCTTCTAACATTAGGAGCATGCTGAATAGCTTCGGTTTGACTGAACCAGCACCGGATGGGGAGGAGTGGCATTCCAAGTCCTACACACTGAAGGTGAATAATACCATCATTGGGAAATTGGTGGCCATTTATCCTAAAGGCTTAATTGATGATGAATATACGTTTATCCAATCTATCCAACTCTATATTTACGCAGCGGTATGTTTAACGATTGTTCTAGCCATCGTATTCAGCATGCTTTTTTCAAAAAAGCTGACATCTGGTTTAAAGAAGTTATCTTTTGCTGCAAATGAACTTCAGCAGCATAATTTGGATATTCGCATTCCATTGTCAGGTCTGCCTACAGAAGTGAAGCAAATTGCCATCTCATTCAATAACCTTGCAGAATCCCTGGCAAGGGAAGAAATGCTTCGGAAGCAGTTTACCGGTGACCTGGCCCATGAATTAAGGACACCCCTGGCGACTTTAAGAAGTCAAATTGAAGCCTTTCAGGATGGGATTTGGGAGCCAACACCACAGCGTTTACAGGTAAGTCACGAAGAGCTGATGCGGTTAGTAAGACTAGTGAATGAACTAGAAAAATTACTAGCTGCTGAAAATCCGCAAATTAGGCTGGAAAAAATAGAATTAGAGGCTGGTAGTGTATTAGAGGCATTGTACGAAATGTTTATGCCTATTTTTAAGGAAAAAGGTGTTCATCTTCACATCGAGGAACCGAAACAGGAGGAATTGTTTGAGGCGGACAAAGACAAGCTCATGCAAATCCTTTCAAACATACTTAATAATGCATTGAAATATACACCAGAAGGGAAGAATGTCACCCTTTCCGTCCAAACGGATAAGGAAGGCTATGTTGGCTTCAAAATTCAAGATGAAGGCTCAGGTATGGCCGAAGATGATATCCCGCATATATTCGAACGGTTCTATCGCGGTGACAAATCACGAGACCGCAAAACAGGCGGGGTCGGCATTGGTCTCTCTATTGTGAAGGCCTTAATGGATGCACACAAAGGGTTAATCAAAGTAAAAAGTAAACTAAACAAAGGAACCAGCATCACCTTATGGTTTCCACAGGAAGATTAG
- a CDS encoding (S)-benzoin forming benzil reductase, whose amino-acid sequence MKYAIITGASKGLGEAIAKRLIQEQIAVVSVSRTENEEIKQLAAEKGLFYQHYACNLSLEKEVQEVFMEIAHWIFEKNPKEILLFNNAGVIEPIQTVGNLDQTPIIRNIQVNLIAPIITTNLFFNKAQVTNTAVQVINVTSGAAVRSIEGWSVYCSSKAGINMFTQTVALEQTELKTNNKIIAFSPGVMDTNMQTTIRSSSKEAFKDLERFKEFKEKNTLLQADTVANALVDLLLSGNVESGKVYNINELLK is encoded by the coding sequence ATGAAATATGCAATAATAACCGGTGCATCAAAGGGGCTAGGTGAAGCGATTGCGAAACGCCTCATTCAAGAACAAATTGCCGTCGTTTCTGTTTCTAGAACAGAAAACGAGGAAATTAAACAATTGGCTGCCGAAAAAGGGCTATTTTATCAGCACTATGCCTGCAATCTCTCTTTGGAAAAAGAAGTACAGGAAGTATTTATGGAGATTGCCCACTGGATTTTTGAAAAGAATCCTAAAGAGATTCTTCTTTTTAACAACGCAGGCGTTATCGAACCGATTCAGACAGTCGGAAATTTAGATCAAACGCCGATTATCCGTAATATCCAAGTTAATTTAATTGCACCGATCATTACAACTAATCTCTTTTTTAATAAAGCGCAGGTCACAAATACGGCAGTACAGGTCATCAATGTAACCTCCGGGGCAGCCGTTCGTTCAATCGAAGGCTGGAGTGTGTACTGCAGTTCTAAAGCGGGCATTAATATGTTTACACAGACAGTAGCACTCGAACAAACTGAACTGAAGACGAACAACAAAATCATTGCCTTCAGTCCAGGGGTCATGGATACTAACATGCAGACTACCATTCGCTCTTCCTCAAAAGAAGCGTTTAAAGATTTGGAACGCTTCAAGGAATTTAAGGAGAAAAATACTCTCTTACAGGCAGACACCGTGGCCAATGCATTAGTAGACTTACTGTTAAGCGGGAATGTTGAAAGTGGAAAAGTGTACAATATTAATGAACTATTAAAGTAA
- a CDS encoding ABC transporter ATP-binding protein, producing the protein MSPLIELKNITFNAHDRTILTIPDFHIHEGEFLGIMGPNGAGKSTLLKVLAFLESQTRGDILYRGQSIPKGNVPLELRRKFSIALQQTLLLDGTVFQNIAIGLTLRKVPKSIIKEKVAHWMEVFGITHLAKKNALYLSGGEAQRVNLARAMIVEPEILFLDEPFSALDFPTKIKLMEDFKRIIEEANTTAVFVSHDLMEIHYLTNQLAIIVNGEVKQTGPTSRVLDQPNAATSPFLNEWKKFFPVAR; encoded by the coding sequence ATGAGCCCACTAATTGAGTTGAAGAATATCACTTTTAACGCGCATGATCGAACAATTCTCACGATTCCGGATTTCCATATTCATGAGGGAGAGTTTCTTGGCATCATGGGGCCGAATGGTGCAGGAAAAAGTACACTGCTGAAGGTGCTTGCTTTTCTTGAAAGCCAAACAAGGGGTGATATACTTTATCGTGGACAGTCCATCCCAAAAGGAAATGTCCCTCTAGAGTTACGACGGAAATTCTCGATTGCTCTTCAACAGACCTTACTTCTAGATGGAACTGTTTTTCAAAACATTGCTATTGGGTTAACCTTACGAAAGGTTCCAAAAAGCATCATAAAGGAGAAAGTGGCTCATTGGATGGAGGTATTCGGCATCACTCATCTAGCGAAGAAAAATGCCTTGTACTTATCCGGTGGTGAGGCACAAAGGGTCAATTTGGCACGAGCAATGATTGTGGAACCAGAAATTCTGTTTCTAGATGAGCCTTTTTCTGCTTTAGATTTCCCGACTAAGATTAAGCTAATGGAAGATTTCAAGCGAATTATTGAGGAAGCGAACACGACGGCTGTGTTTGTCAGCCATGATTTGATGGAGATTCATTATCTCACAAACCAGCTCGCCATTATTGTCAATGGAGAAGTGAAGCAAACGGGGCCAACTTCCCGGGTGTTAGATCAGCCGAATGCAGCCACCTCCCCTTTCCTAAATGAATGGAAAAAATTCTTTCCAGTCGCACGTTAA
- a CDS encoding ABC transporter permease: MELLIDGLKKAIEMILSGDPEIFQITWLTLKVCLISILFSTLLGLPLGILLGLTRFRGRKLFLLFINMGMGLPPVVAGLWITLFLWRSGPLGDWSLLYSPTAIVMAQVLVSLPIITSLTCSAFQQINDKMLLQIKALGATKWQTLVILIKQSKIAILAAVMAGFGRVIAEVGAAMMVGGNIQGDTRILTTTIVMEVSKGNFDIALALSFILLTVALLITAILTFLQQRKRFS; the protein is encoded by the coding sequence ATGGAACTATTAATAGATGGACTTAAAAAAGCAATAGAGATGATCCTCTCTGGAGACCCAGAGATTTTTCAAATTACATGGCTGACTCTAAAGGTTTGTTTAATTTCCATCCTTTTTAGCACCTTACTTGGTCTTCCCCTGGGTATTCTACTTGGATTAACTAGATTTAGAGGCCGCAAATTATTTCTATTATTCATTAATATGGGAATGGGGCTCCCCCCTGTTGTTGCAGGACTTTGGATTACCTTGTTTTTATGGCGCTCTGGCCCGTTAGGTGATTGGTCTCTGCTGTATTCACCCACAGCCATTGTCATGGCACAAGTGTTAGTCTCCTTGCCCATAATTACAAGCTTAACCTGTTCTGCTTTTCAGCAAATTAATGATAAAATGCTTCTGCAAATCAAAGCGCTCGGAGCAACGAAATGGCAAACGTTAGTCATCCTCATCAAACAATCTAAAATTGCGATTCTAGCTGCGGTAATGGCTGGGTTTGGGCGGGTCATTGCTGAGGTGGGTGCCGCCATGATGGTTGGTGGTAATATCCAAGGGGACACACGAATTTTAACTACTACGATTGTGATGGAAGTATCAAAAGGTAATTTCGATATTGCCCTCGCCCTTTCGTTTATCCTATTGACCGTAGCCCTATTAATCACAGCCATCTTAACCTTTTTACAGCAAAGGAAGCGATTTTCATGA
- a CDS encoding substrate-binding domain-containing protein: MLKNRYVAVLFAFMLLVLSACGKSETNDAAAKEKKVEPKAAPTEMILATTTSTQDSGLLDVLIPMFEKQNNVKVKTIAVGTGQALEMGTKGEADALLVHAPAAEKAVVDAGDAINYKRVMYNDFILVGPKENPAGVSGDDVTAAFKKLAEAKATFISRGDDSGTNKKELGIWTLANMKPAGDWYVSTGQGMGQTLQVAAEKKGYVLTDRATWLAQEKNLDTLKIVVEGGKDLMNIYHVMQVNPEKHDKINSKDAEKFVEFMVDPKTQDVIENFGKKDYGQSLFYKYTE; this comes from the coding sequence ATGTTAAAAAATCGCTATGTTGCTGTTTTATTTGCTTTTATGCTTTTAGTCCTTTCCGCCTGCGGAAAATCCGAAACCAATGATGCAGCTGCGAAAGAGAAGAAGGTAGAACCTAAGGCAGCACCAACTGAAATGATTCTTGCTACAACAACAAGTACACAGGACAGTGGTTTATTAGATGTCCTTATTCCTATGTTTGAAAAGCAAAATAATGTAAAAGTAAAAACCATTGCGGTTGGTACTGGACAAGCATTAGAGATGGGAACAAAAGGAGAAGCAGATGCCCTTCTAGTACATGCTCCAGCAGCTGAAAAAGCAGTGGTTGATGCTGGTGATGCTATTAACTATAAGCGCGTAATGTATAATGACTTCATTTTAGTTGGTCCAAAAGAGAATCCAGCGGGTGTCAGCGGTGATGACGTTACTGCTGCGTTCAAGAAGCTGGCAGAGGCGAAAGCTACTTTTATTTCCCGTGGGGACGACTCTGGTACAAACAAAAAAGAACTTGGCATCTGGACTTTAGCGAACATGAAGCCTGCAGGTGACTGGTATGTTTCAACAGGTCAAGGTATGGGTCAAACATTACAGGTGGCGGCAGAGAAAAAAGGCTATGTGCTAACAGACCGTGCTACTTGGCTTGCCCAAGAGAAAAACTTAGACACTCTTAAAATTGTTGTTGAAGGCGGCAAGGATTTAATGAACATTTATCATGTCATGCAAGTAAATCCTGAAAAGCATGATAAAATTAATAGCAAAGATGCCGAAAAATTTGTAGAATTTATGGTAGATCCTAAAACACAAGATGTGATCGAAAACTTCGGCAAGAAAGACTATGGCCAATCATTGTTCTATAAATATACTGAATAG
- a CDS encoding helix-turn-helix transcriptional regulator, protein MEEKAYTPDEVAQIFQISKHTVYELIKRGELQAFKIGNKMRIEHAELERYKENTKAPAKKSHAGLSNTFNNQPLSIRLSGSHDFLVEHFAKQAGTALNLQIQPSYIGSLEGLMMLYRGQCDIAAIHLLDPTSQEYNLPFIHQLFVYESILVLRLAARQQGFIVAKGNPKSILDFPDLVRKDVQFINRQKGAGTRFLLDSKLSSYGINPSKINGYENEEWNHLSAASYISRGVADVAFGIQSAASHLGLDFIPVAQEHFDLVFRFTDENKQSLKEIIQYLQSPEFKNSLTELEGYSIVDLGKVIYQTTLPEETTC, encoded by the coding sequence ATGGAAGAAAAGGCATATACTCCCGATGAAGTGGCCCAAATCTTTCAAATCTCTAAACATACTGTTTATGAGTTAATTAAAAGAGGTGAGTTGCAGGCATTTAAGATTGGTAACAAAATGAGAATTGAGCACGCCGAGCTGGAAAGGTACAAAGAGAATACGAAAGCTCCGGCAAAGAAAAGTCATGCTGGACTATCAAACACGTTCAATAATCAGCCCCTCTCTATTCGACTATCCGGAAGTCACGATTTTCTTGTCGAACATTTTGCTAAACAGGCTGGCACTGCATTAAATCTACAAATTCAGCCATCTTACATAGGGAGTCTAGAAGGGCTCATGATGCTATACCGCGGTCAATGCGATATCGCTGCCATTCATCTATTAGATCCGACATCACAAGAATATAACCTGCCATTTATTCATCAGCTTTTTGTCTATGAATCCATCCTGGTCCTTCGATTGGCTGCAAGACAGCAAGGCTTTATCGTTGCAAAGGGCAATCCAAAAAGTATTCTTGATTTCCCTGACCTTGTAAGAAAAGATGTCCAATTTATCAACCGTCAAAAGGGAGCAGGGACAAGATTCTTACTTGACTCTAAGCTATCAAGCTATGGGATTAATCCTAGTAAAATTAACGGTTACGAAAATGAAGAATGGAATCATCTTTCTGCAGCTTCTTATATAAGCAGAGGGGTCGCAGATGTGGCCTTTGGGATTCAGTCCGCTGCTAGCCATTTAGGACTAGATTTCATTCCCGTTGCGCAAGAACATTTTGATCTTGTGTTCCGTTTCACAGATGAGAACAAACAAAGCCTGAAAGAGATCATCCAATATCTACAATCTCCTGAGTTTAAAAATAGTTTAACTGAATTAGAAGGTTATTCTATCGTTGATTTAGGAAAAGTAATCTATCAAACTACTTTACCGGAGGAAACCACATGTTAA
- a CDS encoding NAD(P)H-dependent oxidoreductase yields the protein MSKLLYITANPKNDIKLSKGMQIGEVFLEEFKKEQPDVEIEHMHLYSMDIPQIDMDLLYARAKLSFMGYTKDQLTEEELTKIEKMHALAERFIDADYYVFVTPIWNLGAPAILKSFMDCLFIAGKTFKYSEHGAEGLLTGRKAIHIQTRGGIYSSGRMVDFEMGDRYLSKALEFLGFELMETVFAEGMDHFPKIVPEIMAKAKAQAAEAAREMAKQTETV from the coding sequence ATGTCGAAGCTCTTGTATATTACGGCTAATCCGAAAAACGATATAAAGCTTTCAAAAGGAATGCAGATTGGGGAAGTATTTTTAGAGGAGTTTAAAAAGGAACAGCCGGATGTTGAAATTGAACATATGCACTTATATAGCATGGATATCCCCCAGATTGACATGGATTTACTATATGCACGTGCAAAATTATCCTTTATGGGATATACAAAAGATCAGCTTACAGAAGAAGAGCTGACAAAAATCGAAAAAATGCATGCACTTGCTGAGCGATTTATTGATGCGGACTACTATGTTTTTGTTACTCCAATATGGAATCTGGGTGCACCGGCCATTTTAAAATCCTTTATGGATTGTTTATTTATTGCAGGAAAAACGTTTAAATACTCTGAGCATGGTGCAGAGGGTCTTCTTACGGGAAGAAAGGCTATTCACATTCAAACACGTGGAGGCATTTATTCAAGTGGCCGGATGGTGGATTTTGAAATGGGCGACCGTTATTTAAGCAAAGCCCTTGAATTCCTTGGCTTTGAATTGATGGAAACCGTTTTTGCAGAAGGAATGGATCATTTTCCAAAAATAGTCCCGGAAATTATGGCAAAAGCGAAAGCACAGGCTGCGGAGGCTGCTCGAGAAATGGCAAAACAGACTGAAACAGTATAA
- a CDS encoding undecaprenyl-diphosphate phosphatase, with product MLTKLEALILGIIQGLTEFLPISSTGHLYLGRNLFGLQEAGLLLDTMLHIGTLLAVFVFYKDEFIKIIKNPFSKLTFLLIVGTIPAVIFGLTLKDYIDEISKTGVTIGWEFLVTGLFLWLADSAKNGYKKMDDISYKDALIIGTFQAVAIMPAISRSGMTIVAALWRKLDRETAAYFSFLLSTPAIAGAIVLQTKDLLGGAGEEISLSALLVGIISSAIFGYIAVKWMIGYLKKNSLKPFAIYVWALGIIVLFFQFTGKF from the coding sequence ATGTTAACAAAACTGGAAGCACTTATTCTCGGAATTATCCAAGGTTTAACGGAATTTTTGCCTATTAGCAGTACAGGCCATCTTTATTTAGGAAGAAATTTATTTGGGCTGCAGGAAGCGGGGCTTTTACTCGATACCATGCTCCATATCGGTACCTTACTCGCTGTTTTCGTTTTTTATAAGGATGAATTTATTAAAATCATCAAAAATCCCTTTAGTAAGTTAACCTTTTTGTTGATTGTCGGTACGATCCCTGCGGTTATTTTCGGTCTTACTTTAAAGGATTACATTGATGAAATTTCCAAGACAGGCGTTACGATTGGCTGGGAGTTTCTCGTTACAGGATTATTCCTGTGGCTCGCAGATTCAGCAAAAAATGGTTATAAGAAAATGGACGATATTAGCTATAAAGATGCGTTGATTATTGGGACTTTTCAAGCGGTAGCCATTATGCCTGCCATCTCTCGTTCGGGTATGACGATAGTAGCAGCCCTGTGGCGGAAATTAGATCGAGAAACAGCGGCCTATTTCTCCTTTCTCTTATCAACCCCTGCTATTGCTGGTGCGATTGTGCTACAAACGAAGGATTTGTTGGGCGGCGCTGGTGAGGAAATCTCCTTGTCTGCTTTGCTCGTGGGGATAATCTCTTCTGCCATTTTTGGCTATATTGCTGTTAAATGGATGATTGGTTATTTGAAAAAGAATTCATTAAAACCGTTTGCTATTTATGTATGGGCACTAGGAATTATCGTCTTGTTTTTCCAATTTACAGGGAAGTTTTAA
- a CDS encoding DUF4931 domain-containing protein — translation MEHTHLHFNTSIGVKKPENIRNKQQACPFCERDQLTDLLAVDGPIILLKNKYPVLENAYQTVLIETDDCHAELSTYSKDHLHRLIKFGIKHWLEMEETGRYRSVIFFKNHGPLSGGTLAHPHMQIVGLNDIDYKEKVTHEMFEGLVIAEEEGTRFTLSSKPRVGFYEFNIEMNDSSYQEPFSDYLQIAVHYILNHFPFKATSYNVFFHHIDDKIYAKVVSRFVTTPLYIGYGLPQVPSNLEWMTNEVKRIYFK, via the coding sequence TTGGAACATACACATCTGCATTTTAATACTTCTATTGGAGTCAAAAAGCCAGAAAATATCCGGAACAAACAACAGGCCTGCCCTTTTTGCGAACGCGACCAACTGACGGACCTTCTAGCGGTGGATGGACCCATCATTCTATTGAAAAATAAATACCCGGTTTTAGAAAATGCATATCAGACCGTCTTAATTGAAACAGACGATTGCCATGCAGAGCTGTCAACTTATTCAAAAGATCATTTGCATCGCTTAATAAAGTTCGGAATCAAGCATTGGCTCGAAATGGAGGAGACTGGTCGCTATCGTTCGGTGATATTCTTCAAAAATCATGGCCCATTATCTGGAGGAACACTTGCCCATCCGCATATGCAAATCGTTGGCTTAAATGATATTGATTATAAAGAAAAAGTTACCCATGAAATGTTTGAGGGGCTTGTGATTGCAGAAGAGGAGGGCACTCGATTTACGCTTTCCTCCAAACCACGTGTGGGATTTTATGAGTTTAATATCGAGATGAATGATTCGAGCTACCAGGAACCATTTTCGGATTATCTGCAAATAGCGGTTCATTATATACTGAATCATTTTCCATTCAAGGCAACGAGCTACAATGTGTTTTTTCATCATATAGATGATAAAATCTACGCCAAGGTTGTCTCCCGTTTCGTCACCACTCCACTCTACATCGGCTATGGCCTTCCACAAGTCCCAAGCAACCTAGAATGGATGACAAACGAAGTAAAGCGGATTTACTTTAAATGA
- a CDS encoding FtsW/RodA/SpoVE family cell cycle protein — MTSNNNTTSKLDYNLVFILILLFLASCLAIYSAQASGQYKENFLLKQIVWYVVGGGIIASVMTLDSDQLRKLTWYAYGFGLFLLAFLIVAPPSIAPVINGAKNWFKVPGLGTIQPSEFVKIFIILALSRTIEDHHQKNLIKTMQSDFWLLVKLGMVTMAPLILIIKQDLGTSLVFLAILLGMIFISGISWKLLTPLFSVGVLLIGTIFYFVLWNPELLEKYLGVKQYQFNRIYSWLDPYSYQGSDAYQLTKSLLAIGSGQTGGKGTGNREVYLPESQTDFIFSVVGEEYGFIGASVLISLFFLLIYHITKVGMETKNNFYTYICVGVISMITFHVFQNIGMTIGVLPITGIPLPFISYGGSALMGNMLGLGLIFSIRYHYKKYMFSTTA; from the coding sequence ATGACTTCAAATAATAATACAACTTCTAAACTTGATTATAATCTCGTTTTTATACTGATATTACTTTTTCTAGCCAGCTGTTTAGCAATCTATAGCGCCCAGGCAAGCGGTCAATATAAGGAGAACTTCCTATTAAAGCAAATCGTTTGGTACGTCGTTGGTGGGGGAATTATTGCGAGTGTAATGACACTTGACTCGGATCAATTACGAAAGCTAACCTGGTATGCGTATGGATTCGGACTTTTCCTGCTGGCATTCCTGATTGTCGCGCCACCAAGTATTGCACCGGTCATCAACGGAGCAAAAAACTGGTTTAAGGTTCCGGGATTGGGTACCATCCAGCCGTCAGAGTTTGTTAAAATTTTCATTATTTTAGCTCTTTCCCGGACGATTGAGGACCACCATCAGAAAAATCTAATCAAAACGATGCAATCCGATTTTTGGTTGTTAGTGAAGCTTGGAATGGTAACAATGGCACCGTTGATTCTAATCATTAAACAGGACTTAGGAACTTCTCTCGTTTTCCTTGCCATCCTATTAGGTATGATCTTTATTTCGGGAATTTCCTGGAAGCTGCTCACACCGTTGTTTTCAGTCGGTGTCTTGCTTATTGGAACGATTTTTTACTTCGTTCTCTGGAATCCAGAACTACTTGAAAAATATCTTGGAGTAAAACAATACCAGTTCAATCGGATTTATTCCTGGCTTGACCCGTATAGCTATCAAGGCTCAGATGCCTATCAATTGACCAAATCGTTACTTGCGATTGGATCAGGGCAGACTGGGGGAAAAGGAACAGGTAACCGTGAAGTGTATTTACCGGAAAGCCAAACTGATTTCATTTTTAGTGTCGTCGGGGAGGAATATGGCTTCATTGGAGCAAGTGTGTTAATCAGTTTATTTTTCTTATTAATTTATCACATTACCAAGGTTGGAATGGAAACGAAGAATAACTTTTATACGTATATATGTGTAGGTGTCATCAGCATGATTACCTTCCACGTGTTTCAAAATATCGGAATGACTATTGGAGTTCTGCCAATTACCGGTATTCCATTGCCATTCATCAGCTATGGAGGAAGTGCCCTCATGGGGAATATGCTCGGACTGGGTTTAATCTTTTCCATACGCTACCATTATAAAAAATACATGTTTTCAACAACAGCTTAA
- a CDS encoding iron-siderophore ABC transporter substrate-binding protein, whose translation MKMTKSLLSIFSILAIFLLAACGGAEDKTTKKKEAPKTAAEKSYTVEHAMGSTTIKSTPKRVVILTNEGTEALLSMGVTPVGAVKSWTGDPWYEHIAGQLKDTKVVGTESEVNVEAIAALKPDLIIGNKMRQEKIYEQLSAIAPTVFAETLRGDWKANYSLYAKAVNKVDKGNEVLEKYNGRIADIKEKLGDKKNMKVSMVRFMSGEVRIYHKDTFSGVILNDLGFARPESQNVDDFAEKNVTKERIPAMDGDILFYFTYDTGDGKGNTLAKEWLADPLFKNLEVAKKGEVHKVNDAIWNTAGGVIAANLMLDDVEKIFLKK comes from the coding sequence ATGAAAATGACAAAATCTTTATTATCTATCTTCTCCATCCTGGCTATATTCTTATTAGCAGCTTGTGGCGGTGCAGAGGACAAAACAACTAAAAAGAAAGAAGCACCAAAGACAGCTGCTGAAAAAAGCTATACTGTCGAACACGCAATGGGATCAACCACTATCAAGAGTACGCCAAAACGCGTAGTTATTCTTACAAACGAAGGAACAGAAGCCCTTTTATCTATGGGAGTTACTCCAGTTGGTGCGGTTAAATCTTGGACGGGTGACCCTTGGTATGAGCATATCGCTGGTCAGTTAAAGGACACAAAAGTTGTGGGTACGGAGAGTGAAGTTAACGTTGAAGCAATTGCTGCATTGAAGCCTGATTTGATTATCGGTAATAAAATGCGTCAAGAAAAAATTTATGAGCAATTAAGTGCGATTGCTCCGACTGTTTTTGCCGAAACTTTACGTGGCGACTGGAAAGCTAACTATTCTCTTTATGCGAAAGCTGTTAATAAAGTAGATAAAGGGAATGAAGTTTTAGAAAAGTACAATGGCCGAATTGCAGATATCAAGGAAAAACTTGGCGACAAAAAGAATATGAAAGTTTCTATGGTTCGTTTTATGTCTGGAGAAGTTCGTATTTACCATAAAGATACCTTCTCAGGTGTGATCTTAAATGACCTTGGGTTTGCTCGTCCTGAGAGCCAAAACGTGGATGATTTTGCTGAAAAGAATGTAACGAAAGAGCGTATTCCAGCAATGGATGGGGACATTCTCTTCTATTTCACTTATGATACAGGGGATGGAAAAGGCAATACGCTTGCAAAAGAATGGCTTGCTGATCCATTATTCAAAAACCTAGAGGTAGCAAAAAAAGGTGAAGTACACAAAGTAAACGATGCTATTTGGAACACAGCTGGTGGTGTAATAGCTGCAAATCTAATGCTTGATGATGTGGAGAAAATCTTCCTTAAGAAATAA